From Pseudomonas sp. LS1212, the proteins below share one genomic window:
- the dtd gene encoding D-aminoacyl-tRNA deacylase: protein MKGLLQRVRGARVEVAGEIVGAVDQGLLVLVAVEPGDTRAHADKLLHKLLNYRVFSDEQGKMNRSLKDIGGGLLLVSQFTLAADTQNGLRPSFSTAAPPALGAELFDYLLAQARALHGHVASGEFGADMQVHLVNDGPVTFLLQI, encoded by the coding sequence ATGAAGGGCCTGCTGCAGCGCGTGCGTGGCGCGCGAGTCGAAGTGGCGGGCGAAATAGTCGGGGCTGTCGACCAGGGCCTGTTGGTGCTGGTGGCAGTCGAGCCCGGGGATACCCGGGCCCATGCCGACAAGTTGTTGCACAAGCTGCTCAATTACCGGGTGTTCAGTGATGAACAGGGCAAGATGAACCGTTCGCTCAAGGATATCGGCGGCGGTTTGCTGCTGGTTTCCCAGTTCACCCTGGCCGCCGATACCCAGAACGGGTTGCGCCCGAGCTTCTCGACGGCGGCGCCACCGGCGCTGGGTGCCGAATTATTCGACTACCTTTTGGCTCAGGCGCGAGCTTTGCATGGCCACGTCGCGAGTGGGGAATTTGGCGCGGACATGCAGGTGCATCTGGTCAATGATGGCCCGGTAACATTTCTGTTACAAATATAA